A single Vigna radiata var. radiata cultivar VC1973A chromosome 8, Vradiata_ver6, whole genome shotgun sequence DNA region contains:
- the LOC106771903 gene encoding CASP-like protein 5B3 isoform X2 codes for MRDFPGTPGTVLGLALRISQFVFATGSIASMATTPSFFNFTAFCYLIASMGLQVIWSFVLXLLDAYALVNKKVLHNAVLVTATLSLAAASSSAGITVLYFNDLGHCHFGEECQKYQISVALAFISWLPISMSSLIMLWLLAAG; via the exons ATGAGAGATTTCCCTGGAACACCGGGCACTGTCCTTGGTTTGGCTCTAAGGATATCACAGTTCGTATTTGCTACTGGATCAATTGCTTCGATGGCTACCACTCCcagtttctttaattttacgGCCTTTTG TTACTTGATAGCTTCAATGGGTTTACAAGTCATTTGGAGTTTTGTGCTTTNTTTATTGGACGCATATGCNTTGGTGAATAAGAAGGTCCTTCACAACGCAGTACTG GTAACAGCAACACTATCACTAGCTGCAGCTTCTTCCTCGGCTGGCATCACAGTTTTGTACTTCAATGATCTGGGACACTGCCATTTTGGAGAGGAATGCCAAAAGTACCAGATTTCAGTGGCCTTAGCCTTCATCAGCTGGTTACCGATTTCAATGTCATCCCTAATTATGCTCTGGCTATTAGCAGCAGGCTAG
- the LOC106771055 gene encoding WAT1-related protein At5g07050 isoform X2, with the protein MAKAMEQQKRVSHVFVCRELKPHLFMVIVQVGYTLLYFITEASFNHGMSPHVYVTYRHIVATVVMFPFAYFLERDARPKLTLALLMEIFLLSLLGVSVTLNMYFASLNYTNPTFVASMVNTIASLTFIIAVATRFEVVDVWNPRGIAKVIGTMISLAGVLIMTLYKGPVMRNLWRPLIHIPRKSAAITEDWLKGSILTVSSCVAWSLWYIMQASTLKRYPAQLSLTTWMCFVGAAQSAVFTVIIEHDSSAWTMGLNIDLWSTIYGGVVVAGFLIYIQLWCNEKRGPVFVTMFNPLSTILVAILAYFVFGEKLYLGRFSHCHNWSLLAAMGQRT; encoded by the exons ATGGCTAAAGCTATGGAGCAACAGAAAAGAGTTTCTCATGTGTTCGTGTGCAGAGAGTTAAAACCACACCTGTTCATGGTTATAGTCCAGGTGGGATATACCTTATTATATTTCATCACTGAAGCCTCCTTCAATCATGGGATGAGTCCTCATGTCTATGTAACATATCGCCATATTGTGGCCACGGTTGTGATGTTCCCTTTTGCATACTTTCTAGAGAG AGATGCTAGACCAAAGCTGACATTAGCTCTTCTCATGGAAATTTTTTTGCTTTCGCTGTTAGG GGTTAGCGTAACCCTTAACATGTACTTTGCAAGCCTTAACTACACAAATCCGACCTTTGTTGCTTCCATGGTCAACACcatagcttcccttaccttcaTTATTGCTGTAGCAACCAG GTTTGAGGTTGTTGATGTTTGGAATCCTCGTGGTATTGCAAAAGTTATTGGGACCATGATCTCCTTAGCTGGTGTTTTGATTATGACACTGTACAAAGGACCCGTCATGAGAAATTTATGGCGTCCTCTGATCCACATTCCACGGAAAAGTGCTGCTATCACCGAAGACTGGTTAAAGGGTTCAATTCTTACAGTTTCAAGCTGTGTTGCATGGTCTTTATGGTACATTATGCAG GCATCCACTTTGAAAAGATACCCTGCTCAACTCTCACTCACCACGTGGATGTGCTTTGTTGGAGCAGCACAATCAGCTGTTTTTACTGTTATAATAGAACACGACTCTTCTGCATGGACTATGGGGCTAAACATTGACTTGTGGTCCACAATATATGGT GGAGTTGTAGTTGCTGGCTTTTTAATCTACATTCAACTATGGTGCAATGAGAAAAGAGGACCAGTTTTTGTCACAATGTTTAACCCTCTTTCTACTATATTGGTGGCAATTCTAGCCTACTTTGTCTTTGGTGAGAAACTTTATCTGGGCAG GTTCAGTCATTGTCATAATTGGTCTTTACTTGCTGCTATGGGGCAAAGAACGTGA
- the LOC106771903 gene encoding CASP-like protein 5B3 isoform X3: MVLINLYKFLVYRSYLIASMGLQVIWSFVLXLLDAYALVNKKVLHNAVLVSLFVVGDWVTATLSLAAASSSAGITVLYFNDLGHCHFGEECQKYQISVALAFISWLPISMSSLIMLWLLAAG, translated from the exons ATGGTGCTGATCAATCTCTACAAGTTTCTTGTATATCGCAG TTACTTGATAGCTTCAATGGGTTTACAAGTCATTTGGAGTTTTGTGCTTTNTTTATTGGACGCATATGCNTTGGTGAATAAGAAGGTCCTTCACAACGCAGTACTGGTTAGCCTCTTTGTAGTTGGAGATTGG GTAACAGCAACACTATCACTAGCTGCAGCTTCTTCCTCGGCTGGCATCACAGTTTTGTACTTCAATGATCTGGGACACTGCCATTTTGGAGAGGAATGCCAAAAGTACCAGATTTCAGTGGCCTTAGCCTTCATCAGCTGGTTACCGATTTCAATGTCATCCCTAATTATGCTCTGGCTATTAGCAGCAGGCTAG
- the LOC106771903 gene encoding CASP-like protein 5B3 isoform X1, whose protein sequence is MRDFPGTPGTVLGLALRISQFVFATGSIASMATTPSFFNFTAFCYLIASMGLQVIWSFVLXLLDAYALVNKKVLHNAVLVSLFVVGDWVTATLSLAAASSSAGITVLYFNDLGHCHFGEECQKYQISVALAFISWLPISMSSLIMLWLLAAG, encoded by the exons ATGAGAGATTTCCCTGGAACACCGGGCACTGTCCTTGGTTTGGCTCTAAGGATATCACAGTTCGTATTTGCTACTGGATCAATTGCTTCGATGGCTACCACTCCcagtttctttaattttacgGCCTTTTG TTACTTGATAGCTTCAATGGGTTTACAAGTCATTTGGAGTTTTGTGCTTTNTTTATTGGACGCATATGCNTTGGTGAATAAGAAGGTCCTTCACAACGCAGTACTGGTTAGCCTCTTTGTAGTTGGAGATTGG GTAACAGCAACACTATCACTAGCTGCAGCTTCTTCCTCGGCTGGCATCACAGTTTTGTACTTCAATGATCTGGGACACTGCCATTTTGGAGAGGAATGCCAAAAGTACCAGATTTCAGTGGCCTTAGCCTTCATCAGCTGGTTACCGATTTCAATGTCATCCCTAATTATGCTCTGGCTATTAGCAGCAGGCTAG
- the LOC106769848 gene encoding electron transfer flavoprotein subunit beta, mitochondrial: MKIMVAVKRVVDYAVKIRVKPDKTGVVTQNVKMSMNPFCEIALEEALRIRESGLASEVVAVSIGPSQCVDTLRTGLAMGANRGIHVESTASLFPLSVAKIFRKLVEIEKPDLLILGKQAIDDDCNQTGQMVAGLLNWPQGTFASKVVLDKEKRVATVDREVDDGIETVRLNLPAVITTDLRLNQPRYATLPNIMKAKSKPIKKFTPEELNVEIKSDLEIVEVTEPPKRKAGVILSSVDELIDKLKNEANVI, encoded by the exons ATGAAGATAATGGTAGCCGTCAAGCGAGTGGTCGATTACGCCGTCAAAATCAGGGTCAAGCCCGACAAG ACGGGGGTGGTGACCCAGAACGTGAAAATGTCGATGAACCCCTTCTGCGAGATCGCCCTGGAGGAGGCCCTTCGCATCAGAGAGTCTGGCTTGGCCTCCGAAGTTGTCGCTGTCAGCATCGGACCCTCTCAATGCGTAGATACTCTCCGAACGGGTCTTGCCATGGGAGCCAACAGAGGCATCCACGTCGAGTCCACTGCTTCCCTGTTCCCTCTTTCGGTTGCCAAAATCTTCAGAAAGCTCGTGGAGATTGAGAAACCCGATCTTCTCATCCTTGGCAAGCAG GCTATTGATGATGATTGCAATCAGACAGGGCAGATGGTAGCAGGACTCCTCAACTGGCCTCAAGGGACTTTTGCTTCAAAG GTTGTTCTTGATAAAGAGAAACGGGTTGCCACAGTGGACAGAGAGGTTGATGATGGTATAGAAACTGTGCGTCTGAACTTACCAGCAGTAATAAC CACCGATCTGAGATTGAATCAACCAAGGTATGCGACTCTTCCAAACATAATGAAAGCAAAGTCGAAACCCATAAAAAAGTTCACTCCGGAGGAGTTGAATGTGGAAATCAAATCTGATTTGGAGATAGTTGAAGTCACAGAACCTCCCAAGAGAAAAGCAGGGGTTATTCTTTCATCTGTGGATGAGCTGATCGACAAACTAAAAAATGAGGCTAATGTCATTTGA
- the LOC106771055 gene encoding WAT1-related protein At5g07050 isoform X1, which yields MAKAMEQQKRVSHVFVCRELKPHLFMVIVQVGYTLLYFITEASFNHGMSPHVYVTYRHIVATVVMFPFAYFLERDARPKLTLALLMEIFLLSLLGVSVTLNMYFASLNYTNPTFVASMVNTIASLTFIIAVATRFEVVDVWNPRGIAKVIGTMISLAGVLIMTLYKGPVMRNLWRPLIHIPRKSAAITEDWLKGSILTVSSCVAWSLWYIMQASTLKRYPAQLSLTTWMCFVGAAQSAVFTVIIEHDSSAWTMGLNIDLWSTIYGGVVVAGFLIYIQLWCNEKRGPVFVTMFNPLSTILVAILAYFVFGEKLYLGSIIGSVIVIIGLYLLLWGKERDQVVCMKSTDKSQCSAADPECRM from the exons ATGGCTAAAGCTATGGAGCAACAGAAAAGAGTTTCTCATGTGTTCGTGTGCAGAGAGTTAAAACCACACCTGTTCATGGTTATAGTCCAGGTGGGATATACCTTATTATATTTCATCACTGAAGCCTCCTTCAATCATGGGATGAGTCCTCATGTCTATGTAACATATCGCCATATTGTGGCCACGGTTGTGATGTTCCCTTTTGCATACTTTCTAGAGAG AGATGCTAGACCAAAGCTGACATTAGCTCTTCTCATGGAAATTTTTTTGCTTTCGCTGTTAGG GGTTAGCGTAACCCTTAACATGTACTTTGCAAGCCTTAACTACACAAATCCGACCTTTGTTGCTTCCATGGTCAACACcatagcttcccttaccttcaTTATTGCTGTAGCAACCAG GTTTGAGGTTGTTGATGTTTGGAATCCTCGTGGTATTGCAAAAGTTATTGGGACCATGATCTCCTTAGCTGGTGTTTTGATTATGACACTGTACAAAGGACCCGTCATGAGAAATTTATGGCGTCCTCTGATCCACATTCCACGGAAAAGTGCTGCTATCACCGAAGACTGGTTAAAGGGTTCAATTCTTACAGTTTCAAGCTGTGTTGCATGGTCTTTATGGTACATTATGCAG GCATCCACTTTGAAAAGATACCCTGCTCAACTCTCACTCACCACGTGGATGTGCTTTGTTGGAGCAGCACAATCAGCTGTTTTTACTGTTATAATAGAACACGACTCTTCTGCATGGACTATGGGGCTAAACATTGACTTGTGGTCCACAATATATGGT GGAGTTGTAGTTGCTGGCTTTTTAATCTACATTCAACTATGGTGCAATGAGAAAAGAGGACCAGTTTTTGTCACAATGTTTAACCCTCTTTCTACTATATTGGTGGCAATTCTAGCCTACTTTGTCTTTGGTGAGAAACTTTATCTGGGCAG CATCATAGGTTCAGTCATTGTCATAATTGGTCTTTACTTGCTGCTATGGGGCAAAGAACGTGACCAAGTGGTTTGCATGAAGAGCACAGATAAGTCACAGTGCAGTGCTGCAGACCCAGAATGCAGAATGTAG